The following nucleotide sequence is from Anopheles stephensi strain Indian chromosome 3, UCI_ANSTEP_V1.0, whole genome shotgun sequence.
AAGATCCGTGTCAGCCAGCATGCAGTCGTTCACGATGCTCCTGTCCAGCACACTGCTGATCACCGTCTTCTGCCAGATAGCAGTAGCACGTAAGTTAAACCTCAAGAGGTGACAAAAGAGAGAGCTTTGATGTAACAGATCACGAACCTTTCCCAACAGAATTTAACCAATGTAAGGGAAGTGATAGCTGCATCGTCATTAACGACTGTGCCCGGTTTGGTCCCCATTTTAACGACCCCTCCAAATGGTCCGTTAGCTTAAAAAATGAGTTCCGATCGAAGGTTTGCAAGCGAGAAAAGACCAATAAAGGAAACGTGAGTAAtataatacatttttaaaagtAAAGAAATAGGAATTAAAATGTgactctctatctctctctctctctctctcccacaggTCTACAAGGTGTGCTGTCAGCAATCAGTCCCCGAGAATAATAACCGCCAGCGAGGGCTCGACCTGCTCGATCTGGAGAGTTGCGGTGCGTATTCGGTAGACAAGATCGCGTTCGGCCATGATGCCAAACTGTTCCAATATCCTTGGATGGCGCTACTGAAACCGAGGTTTGGAAACTTTGTCTGTGGTGGTACGCTGATCAACGAACGTTACGTACTGACGGCGGCTCACTGTTTCAAAAATAATGACGTGTAAGTACCAACCGGAATCGTGTAAAGTGAGAACGATGACTTGATAAATTTCCTTCTTCACTTTCTCCCGACAGTGCGATAGTCCGGTTGGGTGAGTTTAATTTAAGCAGTGACATCGATTGTGACAAACATGGCGAATGTGCACCAGCACCACAAGACATTCCCATCGAGCGGGCCATCCTGCACGAGAGCTACAGTGCGCGCCGTAAAGTGAACGACATTGCGTTGATCCGGTTGGCACAGAAGGCTTCCTATAACGACAGTGAGTGATCAAGTGTTTTAACTAAAGCTGTGACCCACCTTTCTCACACAATTCTGATCTCTCTCATCTCAATAAACAGATGTACAGCCTATCTGCCTACCGGCAACACCGGCGATGCGTACCAAACAAACCGTCTACTTTGTTGCTGGCTGGGGAAGAACGGAGACCGCACTTTACTCGGACAAACTTCAATACACGATGCTCAACATACTGCCAAATGAGCAATGTAGTCAGCAGCTGCTGAAGGTGGATCCGTACACCAAGATCTACGACAGTCAGATGTGTGCGATCGGTAGGAATCTAACGGACAACTGTACGGGAGATTCGGGTGGACCGCTTAAAGCGGTCAGCATCAACGCCCGGTTTGTGCAGTACGGTGTAGTGTCGGTTGGACTGCGATCGTGTGGCAGACAGAGTGCGCCCGGAGTGTACACCAGGGTGGAAAGCTATATGGACTGGATATTGAACCATCTGGAGGAATGAGTAGCGAAAAAGTGGGATAGAACTTTGACATACTTAAGAGCTGCAACAGggcccggtagtagatgcgtcatcggcgccggtcttcatacggcaggaccaagGTTCAAAGCTCACCTGGGCCCCatagtaaggactgactatccaactatgcggtatcaacctattagtaagccagaaatggcaggcatgacctataagaggtcgttaggccaagaaagaagaagaataggtgCAACAGCCTTGAACAATAATTTTGCCATATAGTAATAAGCATAACACCATATgggacagtaaaaaaaaaataaataaataaataatataactGACAAACAGTCGTATAAACGAGACATGTTCTCTATCTCGAAGAAACTTTTTAAGACAGATTGACGCAGTAAAGACTTTAACTTTTGATaactttaaactttaaatttaaGTTAAACTCTTTGTACAAGCACTGTACGCTAATAAAAAGAGAAGGTAAAACAGATTTGAGATTTGATTTGAGAGCAGATATGATTCAATCGAGGTTGACTTCTCGATGAGTATTGGTTGCGAATTGTAGGTAAGACAAGTACAAATATGCTTCGTTCAACAAACCAAGCTGGGTTGCCGAGCAGAGACAGCTCCAGACCATATATCAGCAGCAATTACTAAGACAGTTCCTACTTTGTAGCACACTGATGAAAAGGTTGTTCCCCGATTTGGGTGTGTCATCTCACTATTTTTAAGTTCTTACTTTTGATTCGCGGGAATCACTGAAGACACCATGCACACCATGAATCATCGAATGGGGAGTACATTTCCCGGAATGCAATCGGATGATGACTAACGTGCTAGAAACGGTATGTAATTGTTTGAGCAGGAAGTGAATCTTGCAGGTGAATTTTACTCAACTTTCTAGAGCAATcttcaaaaaaatatatactGCTTGTCACAGCCATTAACAACGCTAACGGGCTAACGACATTGGTGCGTAAAATGGACATAGCTTCATCCAGCTCTGAGAGTGGGATAAACCCAGCTTTGCAGGAAAATCTAATGGCACCAGGAAATCCAACGGCAACAAGAAAGAGGCTAGAAGAGAGATACATATTGAGTGGCTTGTGCAATTATAACGATAAAATTATAATCTTTCATACCCTTCCCGGTATCTACCTGTTTGTTCCAGAATAACTCCCAAAACCGATATTCTCGGAAAGAGAAACCAAAAAAGGTGTCAATAACGAGGTGTCTCATTCGCTTCAGTCAAAAACAGGTTTCCCGATGCGTTTCGAAAGGTAACGGACAGCTTGTTAACGATATCCTCATTAAGACAGTTATCGGTAGAGTTTGATGTGATCATTTTGACGCCCTGATTGTCTATATGCATtaaaaagggaagcaaaagaCTCTATTTTCTGAACATTGCGCCCAATTTCATCACAAAGCTTTGTGGTCTTACTTACTTAGATACCACTCCAGTCAATCCAGTACTGAATGCTTGCGGCTGAACAACGATTATAATGCTAAAAGTGTGTTCTTTTGAGGTAATCATACAGTAGAGTTACTTTGGTCTCACTTAACATTATTAGAGAAGAGAGCAAAGATTGTTTTTGAATCCAAAGGCACTGGAATAATGCCTCCAATGAAATGCACTACTTCTCCAAAAATTGGGGTCTACGATGACCTAAGCTAAGAAAATCTGAGAAAGCCACAGTTGAGACAGTTGAGCCAAAACGGGTATACTCCTCCCAAAGCGTTTCACAACTGGTACACCATTTTTGATATTTCTAGAATATTAAGACCCCATCATTTCCGGACAGTTCTAAAATTATAAATCAGTGTTGGTACAGCCTCAGACAACGATCCTTGCTCACCTTGtttgaactgtttttttttgcatcttttGGTCGCTTGCAACACGTTATTTTAACAAAGGTAACAAAACTGTTGACTTACTAGTTCGATTCGGTATGCGAAGAAATGATGTGGTATGCGAGGACGCTCTTTTAcctaaaataaaaagaaagaaaaaaaaaacatttaaaaaacatcaaaattaCATGTGATTAACTAACAGCGAAGAGAT
It contains:
- the LOC118512574 gene encoding serine protease grass-like produces the protein MQSFTMLLSSTLLITVFCQIAVAQFNQCKGSDSCIVINDCARFGPHFNDPSKWSVSLKNEFRSKVCKREKTNKGNVYKVCCQQSVPENNNRQRGLDLLDLESCGAYSVDKIAFGHDAKLFQYPWMALLKPRFGNFVCGGTLINERYVLTAAHCFKNNDVAIVRLGEFNLSSDIDCDKHGECAPAPQDIPIERAILHESYSARRKVNDIALIRLAQKASYNDNVQPICLPATPAMRTKQTVYFVAGWGRTETALYSDKLQYTMLNILPNEQCSQQLLKVDPYTKIYDSQMCAIGRNLTDNCTGDSGGPLKAVSINARFVQYGVVSVGLRSCGRQSAPGVYTRVESYMDWILNHLEE